The following are from one region of the Halodesulfurarchaeum sp. HSR-GB genome:
- a CDS encoding 2,5-diamino-6-(ribosylamino)-4(3H)-pyrimidinone 5'-phosphate reductase → MHVAVNAAMSVDGKLASREREQLAISGPEDFARVERLRAEYDAIMVGVGTVLADDPSLTLDDPAAHGEQPADHPTRIVADSRARTPPDARVLDDTTETYVLVSEAVPTEHVDSLERAGVSILEAGTSQVDLTAALNRLDATGIDSLLVEGGGELIFSLFAAGLVDELSVFVGSMLIGGRDAPTLADGTGFTEDYPSVNLQSVSELDDGVLLEYEVD, encoded by the coding sequence ATGCACGTGGCCGTGAACGCCGCCATGAGCGTCGACGGGAAACTGGCCTCCCGCGAGCGCGAGCAGCTGGCTATCAGCGGACCCGAGGACTTCGCCCGGGTCGAGCGCTTGCGCGCCGAGTACGACGCCATCATGGTCGGGGTCGGAACGGTCCTCGCGGACGATCCCTCGCTGACACTCGATGACCCTGCCGCGCACGGCGAGCAGCCTGCTGACCACCCGACCCGGATCGTCGCGGATTCACGGGCACGGACCCCGCCCGACGCACGTGTCCTCGATGACACGACCGAGACGTACGTCCTCGTCAGCGAAGCTGTTCCGACCGAACACGTCGATAGCCTGGAACGTGCCGGAGTCTCCATTCTGGAAGCCGGGACGAGCCAGGTCGACCTGACGGCCGCATTAAACCGTCTCGATGCGACGGGGATCGACAGCCTCCTCGTCGAGGGCGGGGGCGAACTCATCTTCTCGCTTTTTGCGGCCGGACTGGTCGACGAACTCAGCGTCTTTGTGGGCTCCATGCTGATCGGCGGCCGTGATGCCCCAACGCTGGCTGATGGCACGGGCTTCACCGAGGACTACCCGTCGGTGAACCTGCAGTCGGTCAGCGAACTAGACGACGGCGTGCTCCTGGAGTACGAAGTCGACTGA
- a CDS encoding B12-binding domain-containing radical SAM protein, which translates to MGSVLLVNAPVGETTAGTHAALHPPLGLGYIGAVLRERGHTVSARDLNVTGMNPAVIERAVDRSEADVLGVSAHTETYPNALEIARTATEVNPDLTVLLGGPHASVNDAEAASVDAIDYVVRGEGELTTAELVTTVTEEGDPEAVDGITFERDGQLIQTPDRPYIQDPTELPFPARDLFPLELYQHPGNMLFSRGGCPFQCHFCAVNNIWGDGTRRYRAIEDVLEEVRLLVDEFGVQQINFADDTFTLRRDKTEELLRELRDLDTRNPWDFTCSTRVDLVDEDLLETLADAGCSGIQFGVEAGSQEILDSIGKKISLTEARDAIETAVDLDMDVLASFMFPHPDDTAATIRQQADFMREVKDTGAAISLAFTTPYPGTVYDEYVKNGDIEVRAETWDEYDAKHLVIDTKNLSFDKLERLKDEVIEKSGLKKRTSTTTATGP; encoded by the coding sequence ATGGGATCGGTTCTTCTCGTCAACGCTCCGGTCGGTGAGACGACTGCAGGCACCCATGCGGCCCTCCATCCACCGCTCGGTCTCGGATATATCGGAGCCGTCCTTCGAGAGCGAGGACACACTGTTTCAGCGCGTGACCTGAACGTGACCGGAATGAACCCGGCCGTCATCGAACGGGCAGTCGATCGAAGCGAGGCGGACGTGCTCGGCGTCTCGGCCCACACGGAGACCTATCCAAACGCACTCGAAATTGCTCGCACGGCTACGGAGGTGAACCCTGACCTGACCGTCCTCCTGGGCGGCCCGCACGCCAGTGTGAACGATGCGGAGGCGGCCTCAGTCGACGCGATAGACTACGTCGTTCGAGGCGAAGGAGAACTGACCACAGCTGAACTGGTCACGACGGTCACCGAAGAGGGAGATCCAGAAGCTGTCGACGGAATCACGTTCGAGCGGGACGGGCAACTGATCCAAACACCTGATCGCCCGTATATCCAAGATCCGACCGAACTCCCGTTCCCTGCCCGCGATCTGTTCCCGCTTGAACTGTACCAACATCCAGGCAACATGCTCTTTTCGAGGGGTGGCTGTCCGTTCCAGTGTCATTTCTGTGCGGTCAACAACATTTGGGGCGATGGAACGCGTCGCTACAGAGCTATCGAGGACGTTCTCGAAGAGGTGAGGTTACTCGTGGATGAGTTTGGGGTCCAACAGATCAACTTCGCTGACGACACGTTCACCCTCCGACGAGACAAGACCGAAGAACTCCTCCGAGAGCTTCGGGATCTCGATACCCGGAACCCCTGGGACTTCACGTGCTCGACGCGAGTGGATCTGGTCGACGAGGACCTTCTGGAGACCTTGGCCGATGCCGGGTGTTCCGGGATCCAGTTCGGTGTGGAGGCGGGTTCCCAGGAAATTCTCGATTCGATCGGCAAGAAAATCTCGTTGACGGAAGCCAGAGATGCGATTGAAACCGCAGTCGACCTCGACATGGACGTCTTGGCATCCTTCATGTTCCCCCACCCCGACGATACAGCAGCGACGATCCGCCAGCAGGCTGACTTCATGCGAGAAGTCAAAGACACTGGGGCGGCGATTTCACTGGCATTCACCACGCCGTATCCGGGGACAGTGTACGACGAGTACGTCAAAAACGGAGATATCGAAGTGCGAGCCGAGACCTGGGACGAATATGACGCCAAACACCTCGTTATCGACACGAAAAACCTCTCGTTCGATAAGTTGGAGCGGCTCAAGGACGAGGTCATCGAAAAAAGTGGACTCAAGAAACGCACGTCCACGACGACAGCGACAGGGCCCTGA
- the rsmA gene encoding 16S rRNA (adenine(1518)-N(6)/adenine(1519)-N(6))-dimethyltransferase RsmA, with the protein MTARDPDRLVAAAGRGDPNQDQHFLVDDRVLDRIPEYASAFDLSHVLEIGPGAGALTDRLLAVSDHVTVIERDAALVGFLETEFAEAVADGRLTILEGDGMEIDLPDYSVCISNLPYGISTPVTFRLLRRHRPAVLMFQAEVADRLVATPGTSDYGRLSVGAQHYADVEIVEPVPPEAFDPQPAVDSAIVTVTPRTPEYEVPNDQAFLDLVKALFTQRRKTVRNAIRNTVHISGIEHPEAVIDALPDSIVGKRPDALEPAEFAEIAVTAARIDE; encoded by the coding sequence ATGACCGCGCGAGACCCGGACCGACTCGTGGCCGCCGCCGGCCGCGGCGACCCGAACCAGGACCAGCACTTCCTCGTCGACGATCGGGTCCTCGACCGAATCCCGGAGTACGCCTCGGCGTTCGACCTGTCTCACGTCCTGGAGATCGGTCCGGGGGCCGGTGCGCTTACCGACCGCCTGCTTGCCGTTTCCGATCACGTAACCGTCATCGAGCGGGATGCTGCCCTGGTCGGGTTTCTCGAAACGGAGTTCGCCGAGGCTGTGGCCGACGGCCGTCTCACGATCCTCGAGGGCGACGGAATGGAGATCGACCTTCCCGATTACTCCGTCTGTATCTCGAATCTCCCCTACGGCATCTCCACGCCGGTGACCTTCCGATTGCTCCGCCGTCACCGGCCCGCGGTGCTCATGTTCCAGGCCGAGGTCGCCGACCGGCTGGTCGCCACGCCCGGGACGAGTGACTACGGGCGACTGTCAGTCGGGGCCCAGCACTACGCCGACGTAGAGATCGTCGAACCCGTCCCGCCCGAAGCCTTCGACCCCCAGCCCGCGGTGGACAGCGCGATCGTCACCGTCACGCCCCGGACCCCCGAGTACGAGGTCCCGAACGATCAGGCCTTCCTCGATCTCGTCAAGGCACTTTTCACCCAGCGGCGCAAGACTGTGCGCAACGCGATCCGAAACACCGTGCATATCTCCGGGATCGAACACCCGGAGGCTGTGATCGACGCGCTTCCAGACTCGATCGTGGGGAAGCGCCCCGACGCGCTCGAACCGGCCGAGTTCGCCGAAATTGCCGTCACCGCCGCTCGAATCGATGAGTGA
- a CDS encoding DUF655 domain-containing protein — MTEDSAESDVAHGVVLDFLPHGRSDADEPQYRRSPVIYAVGTEHFSLYELTLGDDADVSIGDRIQLRPDFDSGIERGRQVEYEDLSDGAQSELEYVIEEIVTADERRFVDFFTEAQPVSLRMHQLNLLPGIGDKLRDNILDARKRGPFESFEDLESRVSGLHDPKSIVVDRIRAELTDEDLKYRIFVGS, encoded by the coding sequence ATGACCGAGGACAGCGCCGAGTCGGACGTCGCCCACGGGGTCGTACTCGATTTCCTCCCACACGGTCGCAGCGACGCCGACGAACCCCAGTATCGACGTTCGCCGGTGATCTACGCGGTCGGCACCGAGCACTTCTCGCTTTACGAACTGACACTTGGGGACGACGCGGACGTCTCGATCGGCGACCGGATTCAGCTCCGCCCCGATTTCGACTCGGGCATCGAGCGCGGGCGGCAGGTCGAGTACGAGGACCTCTCCGATGGCGCACAGTCCGAACTGGAGTACGTCATCGAGGAGATCGTCACGGCCGATGAACGGCGTTTCGTCGACTTCTTCACCGAGGCTCAGCCCGTGAGCCTCCGGATGCACCAGCTCAACCTGCTCCCCGGAATCGGGGACAAACTCCGGGATAACATTCTGGATGCGCGCAAGCGCGGCCCCTTCGAGTCCTTCGAGGACCTCGAATCGCGGGTGTCCGGTCTCCACGATCCGAAGTCAATCGTCGTCGACCGGATCCGGGCTGAACTCACCGACGAGGATCTCAAATACCGGATCTTCGTCGGCTCGTAA
- a CDS encoding RNA polymerase Rpb4 family protein: MSLFKETLDEELLTIPEAKELLADVEAERAGDEDRELRYELARAIDHVNRFAVLDVEESRELVAELSDLEYVEDPVAYKIANLLPRTRTELRSVFAQERYALDGEELDAILDIVSKYA; this comes from the coding sequence ATGTCTCTGTTCAAAGAGACTCTCGACGAGGAGCTACTGACGATTCCCGAGGCCAAAGAACTCCTCGCCGATGTCGAGGCCGAACGGGCAGGCGACGAGGACCGGGAACTCCGATACGAACTGGCCCGCGCCATCGACCACGTCAACCGGTTTGCCGTGCTCGACGTCGAGGAGTCCCGCGAGTTGGTCGCGGAGCTCTCGGACCTGGAGTACGTCGAGGACCCGGTCGCGTACAAGATCGCTAATCTCCTCCCGCGCACGCGAACGGAACTCCGCTCGGTGTTCGCCCAGGAGCGGTACGCCCTGGACGGTGAGGAACTCGACGCGATTCTCGACATCGTCTCGAAGTACGCCTGA
- a CDS encoding DUF357 domain-containing protein, giving the protein MPADLQEKTDRYESLLEAAIEAAEPVPAQGTPLDTVAVEFMEMAVSYLEDGRHFRATDDPVNALAAFSYGHAWLDAGARLGVFAVPADTELFTVDPTS; this is encoded by the coding sequence ATGCCTGCGGACCTCCAGGAGAAGACCGATCGGTACGAGTCACTGCTCGAAGCGGCAATCGAGGCGGCCGAACCAGTGCCTGCCCAGGGAACGCCCCTTGATACCGTCGCGGTGGAGTTCATGGAGATGGCGGTCTCCTACCTGGAGGACGGCCGCCACTTCCGGGCGACCGACGATCCGGTCAACGCCCTCGCAGCGTTCTCCTACGGTCACGCCTGGCTCGACGCCGGAGCCAGACTCGGCGTGTTTGCTGTTCCCGCGGATACGGAGCTGTTCACCGTCGATCCCACCTCCTGA
- a CDS encoding metallophosphoesterase, giving the protein MPAIEPIEGEPAAVADGPEGPILVVADYHAGIEGRYRREGVEVESQAAERRERLASLLDRVDPVQVLFLGDLGDHIGQPDGAELEELMELEHRLRHREALLVPGNHDGLLGDAIDVTVTAGTGVRIGELGFAHGHTWPDPSVLDVSILALGHEHPCVRLEDEVGGSRVERVWLRGDGDPAPFEDHYDADIDGPDEIVVFPAFNELVGGTWVNVPGQEFLAPFLPAAAPTAQAYLLDGTRLGQYDSI; this is encoded by the coding sequence ATGCCGGCGATCGAACCGATCGAGGGCGAGCCAGCCGCGGTCGCGGACGGGCCCGAGGGCCCGATCCTGGTAGTCGCCGATTACCACGCAGGCATCGAAGGACGATACCGTCGGGAGGGCGTCGAGGTCGAGAGCCAGGCGGCCGAGCGACGGGAGCGACTCGCCAGCCTGCTCGATCGCGTGGACCCCGTCCAGGTCCTCTTTCTCGGGGATCTGGGCGATCACATCGGGCAGCCGGACGGCGCCGAACTGGAGGAACTCATGGAGCTCGAACACCGCCTGCGCCATCGGGAGGCCCTCCTCGTTCCGGGCAACCACGACGGGCTGCTCGGGGACGCAATCGACGTGACGGTCACGGCGGGGACTGGCGTGCGCATCGGCGAGTTGGGCTTTGCCCACGGGCACACCTGGCCCGACCCGTCGGTGCTCGACGTGTCGATCCTCGCACTCGGCCACGAACACCCCTGTGTCAGACTCGAAGACGAGGTCGGCGGGAGTCGAGTGGAACGAGTCTGGCTGCGGGGCGACGGAGACCCCGCTCCCTTCGAGGATCACTACGACGCCGATATCGACGGGCCGGACGAAATCGTCGTCTTCCCGGCGTTCAACGAACTCGTGGGCGGCACGTGGGTGAACGTCCCCGGCCAGGAGTTCCTCGCACCGTTTCTCCCCGCCGCAGCCCCGACCGCGCAGGCCTACCTCCTCGACGGCACCCGATTGGGTCAGTACGACTCGATCTAG
- a CDS encoding 50S ribosomal protein L21e, which translates to MPSSNGPLEGTRNKLSNPPRQRGTSPPQRSVAEFDEGQSVHLRIDPSVPDGRFHARFNGLTGEVVGKQGTAYKVAISDRGKEKTLLVGPAHLHEQTE; encoded by the coding sequence ATGCCGTCGTCCAATGGACCCCTCGAAGGCACCCGGAACAAACTCTCGAACCCACCACGCCAGCGCGGGACGTCCCCGCCCCAGCGATCCGTCGCGGAGTTCGACGAAGGACAGTCCGTCCATCTCCGCATCGACCCCAGCGTCCCGGACGGTCGCTTCCACGCCCGATTCAACGGCCTCACCGGTGAGGTCGTCGGGAAACAGGGCACCGCCTACAAGGTCGCGATCTCCGACCGGGGCAAGGAGAAGACCCTCCTCGTCGGCCCCGCCCACCTCCACGAGCAGACTGAGTAA
- a CDS encoding FAD-dependent oxidoreductase, translating into MEAPQTDTSSIGEETDESAAEHQRLVIVGSGIAALTAAIYAGRANNDPLLIEGDEPGGQLTLTTEVDNYPGFPDGINGSELINRMRKQAEKFGAEIEHGIVESVDDSTYPFELTLSNDTVYTADAVIAASGASARLLGIEGEDDLMGYGVSTCATCDGAFFQGEDMIVVGGGDAAMEEADFLTKFADTVYLVHRREEFRAEDYWIDRTMENVEEGDIELVRNTELTEIHGSPEDGVDHVHVVSHPDGHPKEKLEAGEDVEEDTMDVAAVFVAIGHTPNTNYLVDTGVELDDEGYIVTQGGRGGNQTMTDVEGIFGAGDVVDFHYQQAVTAAGMGSQAALDVDEWLAKEAPATPESEPVTADD; encoded by the coding sequence ATGGAAGCCCCACAAACGGATACGTCGTCGATCGGCGAGGAGACCGATGAATCGGCGGCCGAACACCAGCGACTGGTCATCGTGGGCTCGGGCATTGCAGCACTGACAGCGGCCATCTATGCGGGACGGGCCAACAACGACCCGCTCCTGATCGAGGGCGACGAGCCGGGTGGCCAGCTCACGCTCACGACAGAGGTCGACAACTATCCCGGGTTCCCCGACGGCATCAACGGCTCCGAGTTGATCAACCGGATGCGCAAACAGGCCGAGAAGTTCGGCGCGGAGATCGAGCACGGGATCGTCGAGTCCGTTGATGACTCGACCTATCCCTTCGAGCTCACGCTCTCGAATGACACCGTCTACACCGCGGACGCCGTGATCGCCGCGAGCGGAGCCAGCGCCCGACTGCTGGGCATCGAGGGCGAGGACGACCTGATGGGCTATGGCGTCTCGACCTGTGCGACCTGTGACGGCGCGTTCTTCCAGGGCGAGGACATGATCGTCGTCGGCGGCGGCGACGCCGCGATGGAGGAGGCCGATTTCCTGACGAAGTTCGCCGACACCGTCTACCTGGTCCACCGTCGCGAGGAGTTCCGCGCGGAGGACTACTGGATCGATCGCACCATGGAGAACGTCGAGGAAGGGGACATCGAACTCGTGAGGAACACGGAACTCACGGAGATCCACGGGAGTCCCGAGGATGGCGTCGACCACGTTCACGTGGTCTCCCACCCGGATGGTCACCCAAAGGAGAAACTCGAAGCCGGTGAGGATGTCGAGGAGGACACGATGGACGTGGCCGCGGTGTTCGTCGCGATCGGCCACACCCCCAACACGAACTACCTGGTGGACACGGGCGTCGAACTCGACGACGAGGGCTACATCGTCACGCAGGGCGGCCGCGGCGGCAACCAGACCATGACCGACGTCGAGGGGATCTTCGGCGCGGGCGACGTGGTCGACTTCCACTACCAGCAGGCAGTCACGGCCGCCGGGATGGGCAGCCAGGCAGCCCTTGACGTGGACGAATGGCTCGCGAAGGAAGCCCCAGCGACGCCGGAATCCGAGCCAGTCACCGCCGACGACTGA
- a CDS encoding cytochrome b/b6 domain-containing protein → MRWKRPLITLGLLVALVGGYILAADAAELYLWQAFESGSYIYDVLFETLAWVLPAAIGSGLLFGAIHAAYSESEPTIREGLVRRHEAFGAFFEHWAATVGMLLLIGSGIWLGFLFVPRFAGTTEAVGLAINVHWAGAAILLFAASYHVGGLLMGDHQEILPKSGDLTNAVRNVASYLRLGNAPEAEKYLPIQRVSYLIWAGLVGVVAITGLVKAADYPWEVGGGLMSAMTLLHDVFALFTILFLAGHIGAVLMPSHLQQLRSQITGWIPIEYVRSHHSRWLPAESTSRSHKSGED, encoded by the coding sequence ATGCGCTGGAAACGACCACTAATCACACTCGGTCTGCTCGTGGCCCTCGTGGGCGGGTACATCCTCGCCGCAGATGCGGCCGAGTTGTACCTCTGGCAGGCCTTCGAGTCCGGGTCGTACATCTACGACGTGCTGTTCGAAACTCTGGCCTGGGTTCTCCCCGCAGCTATCGGCAGTGGACTGCTATTCGGCGCAATCCACGCCGCCTACTCTGAGTCCGAACCCACCATCCGAGAAGGCCTCGTCCGTCGACACGAGGCTTTCGGGGCCTTCTTCGAGCACTGGGCAGCCACCGTCGGAATGCTGCTGCTCATCGGCTCCGGCATCTGGCTTGGCTTCCTCTTCGTACCTCGATTTGCCGGCACAACAGAAGCAGTGGGCTTGGCGATCAACGTTCACTGGGCCGGCGCTGCGATTCTGCTGTTCGCAGCGTCTTACCACGTCGGTGGGCTCCTCATGGGAGACCACCAGGAAATCCTGCCGAAATCGGGCGACCTCACAAACGCTGTCAGAAACGTCGCAAGCTACCTCCGGCTTGGCAACGCGCCCGAGGCTGAGAAGTACCTCCCGATTCAGCGGGTGAGTTACCTCATCTGGGCCGGATTGGTCGGCGTCGTTGCGATAACGGGACTAGTGAAAGCTGCTGACTACCCATGGGAGGTTGGTGGTGGATTGATGTCGGCGATGACACTATTGCACGATGTCTTTGCCCTGTTCACCATCCTGTTCCTGGCGGGGCACATCGGAGCGGTGCTCATGCCTTCGCACCTCCAGCAACTCCGGTCCCAGATTACTGGCTGGATACCAATAGAGTACGTCCGGTCCCACCACTCCCGGTGGCTCCCGGCAGAAAGTACCTCTCGGAGCCACAAGAGCGGAGAGGACTAA
- a CDS encoding HemK2/MTQ2 family protein methyltransferase, with protein sequence MSDLADRRGIETEIYEAAEDSHLLLEAARPEIEGADLVLEVGTGSGYVASEVREGTGATVIGSDINPHACRRARELGIQAVCGDLVAPFQEGVFDAVLFNPPYLPRVELAARNDWVEDALTGGETGREVIEPFVETVGRVLAPGGAVYLVVSTLTGPEAVESQARSAGFDVQTVREASFPFEKLLVLELKWT encoded by the coding sequence ATGAGTGACCTGGCCGACCGACGGGGAATCGAGACCGAGATTTACGAGGCGGCCGAGGATTCACACCTGCTTCTGGAGGCAGCCCGTCCCGAGATCGAGGGTGCGGACCTGGTGCTCGAAGTTGGGACGGGATCGGGCTACGTCGCAAGCGAGGTTCGTGAGGGGACTGGCGCGACGGTCATCGGTTCGGACATCAATCCACACGCCTGTCGGCGAGCGCGGGAGCTCGGCATTCAGGCCGTGTGCGGTGATCTGGTCGCGCCCTTCCAGGAAGGGGTGTTCGACGCGGTCCTGTTCAATCCGCCCTATCTGCCGCGGGTCGAGCTAGCGGCGCGAAACGATTGGGTCGAAGACGCACTGACTGGGGGCGAGACCGGTCGGGAAGTGATCGAGCCCTTCGTGGAGACCGTCGGGCGCGTGCTCGCCCCTGGCGGGGCCGTGTATCTGGTCGTGAGTACGCTTACCGGTCCCGAGGCGGTCGAATCGCAGGCTCGATCGGCGGGGTTCGATGTACAGACCGTTCGCGAGGCGTCGTTTCCGTTCGAGAAATTGTTGGTGCTGGAACTGAAGTGGACTTAA
- a CDS encoding DEAD/DEAH box helicase: MSETGRADAFAALGPEVRAALSERGFSTPTEPQRRAIPPIAAGQHTLVIAPTGTGKTETAMLPIFDALVADDRDGFGALYITPLRALNRDMRDRLEWWGETLDLDVQVRHGDTTQYQRQKQAEDPPDVLVTTPETVQAMLTGSTLREGLEDVGYVVIDEVHELAASKRGAQLTVAMERLRELAGPIQRVGLSATVGDPGEVGKFLTGDRGCEIVSVDVTSKIDVEVVQPEITPADRNRSSELMTTATVASHLRYITELVEAHDSTLIFVNTRQTAEALGSRFKEMGANIGVHHGSLSKSARIEVEDSFKAGELDALLCTSSMELGIDVGRIDHVVQYASPREVARLLQRVGRAGHRHDTVSSGTVVTGHPDDTLEALAIARRATDGQVEPAEIHHGSLDVVANQVVGLAMDAGEISARGAYEIVTNAYPFRDLEKETFREVVRELNSNYIIWLDEAADRIEKSGGTWQYYYRNLSMIPDEETYEVFDIASGAQVGTLDERFVVNFAEPGATFIQRGDMWRISEIDEDKERVEVSPIEDPAGEVPSWTGQEIPVPYPVAQEVGELRGVAADQLETGAPSDAVAADLASRYPAGTDTIEDALGQIERHVESGAPLPTDDRILIESHGRTIGVNVAGGLKGNETIGRLLAALLGQQTGSSVGIDVDPYRIELEVPRGIRANDVREVLRTTDPEHVGPLLELSLNGSETLKFTLSQVAAKFGALKRWKGGDGVSLNRVMAALEDTPVYDEAVREVFHEILDIDRAREILAAIQSEDVELASVGERTAIGTGGRQSGSELLTPENADASVIETVRERIQEDDVRLVCLHCLEYDRETTVKRVRDQPQCPHCESTQIAALSPYAEDVVSAIKAQDKDEEQQRRTERAYRNASLVQGHGKQAVIALSARGVGPENAARIINRHRESESDFYRDILEREREYARTKAFW; this comes from the coding sequence ATGAGCGAGACGGGGCGTGCTGACGCCTTCGCCGCCCTCGGGCCCGAGGTCCGGGCGGCCCTCTCCGAGCGAGGGTTCTCCACCCCGACCGAGCCACAGCGCCGGGCAATACCACCCATCGCCGCCGGCCAACACACCCTGGTGATCGCGCCGACGGGCACCGGGAAGACCGAGACGGCGATGCTCCCGATCTTCGACGCGCTCGTCGCGGACGATCGGGACGGGTTCGGCGCGCTCTACATCACGCCGCTCCGGGCTCTCAACCGCGACATGCGGGACCGCCTGGAGTGGTGGGGCGAAACCCTCGACCTGGACGTGCAGGTCAGACACGGCGACACCACCCAGTACCAGCGACAGAAACAGGCCGAAGATCCGCCCGACGTGTTGGTGACCACTCCTGAAACCGTGCAGGCGATGCTCACGGGCTCGACGCTCCGCGAGGGACTCGAAGACGTGGGCTATGTCGTGATCGACGAGGTTCACGAACTCGCCGCCTCGAAGCGCGGAGCCCAGTTGACAGTCGCCATGGAGCGACTGCGCGAACTCGCGGGCCCAATCCAGCGGGTCGGCCTCTCGGCAACGGTTGGCGATCCCGGCGAGGTCGGGAAGTTCCTCACGGGCGATCGTGGCTGTGAGATCGTCTCGGTGGACGTGACGAGCAAGATCGACGTCGAAGTGGTCCAGCCGGAGATCACGCCCGCCGATCGCAACCGCTCCTCGGAGCTGATGACCACGGCCACGGTCGCGAGTCACCTGCGATACATCACCGAACTGGTCGAGGCCCACGACTCGACGTTGATATTTGTCAACACCCGCCAGACCGCCGAGGCGCTCGGCTCCCGCTTCAAGGAGATGGGCGCGAACATCGGTGTGCATCACGGGTCACTCTCGAAGAGCGCCCGGATCGAGGTCGAGGACAGCTTCAAGGCGGGCGAACTCGACGCCCTGCTCTGCACCTCCTCGATGGAACTGGGGATCGACGTGGGGCGGATCGACCACGTGGTCCAGTACGCCAGCCCCCGCGAGGTCGCCCGGCTCCTCCAGCGAGTCGGACGGGCGGGCCACCGACACGACACCGTCTCGTCAGGGACCGTCGTCACGGGCCACCCCGACGATACGCTCGAAGCGCTCGCGATCGCTCGTCGGGCGACCGACGGACAGGTCGAGCCAGCCGAGATCCACCACGGGAGTCTGGATGTCGTCGCGAACCAGGTCGTCGGGCTGGCGATGGACGCCGGCGAGATTTCCGCCCGCGGAGCCTACGAGATCGTGACGAACGCCTACCCGTTCCGTGACCTCGAGAAGGAGACGTTCAGGGAGGTGGTCCGGGAGCTCAACTCGAATTACATCATCTGGCTTGACGAGGCCGCAGACCGCATCGAGAAGTCCGGGGGGACCTGGCAGTACTACTACCGGAACCTCTCGATGATCCCAGACGAGGAGACCTACGAGGTCTTCGACATCGCCAGCGGGGCCCAGGTCGGCACCCTCGACGAGCGATTCGTCGTCAACTTCGCCGAACCGGGTGCGACCTTCATCCAGCGGGGAGACATGTGGCGGATCTCCGAGATCGACGAGGACAAGGAGCGGGTCGAGGTCTCGCCGATCGAGGATCCGGCCGGCGAGGTGCCCTCCTGGACCGGTCAGGAGATCCCGGTTCCGTATCCGGTGGCCCAGGAGGTCGGCGAGCTACGGGGGGTCGCCGCGGACCAACTGGAAACCGGCGCGCCGAGTGACGCGGTCGCCGCGGACCTCGCGAGTCGCTACCCGGCCGGGACCGACACCATCGAGGACGCCCTGGGACAGATCGAGCGTCACGTCGAGTCGGGCGCGCCGCTCCCGACCGACGACCGGATCCTGATCGAATCACACGGCCGGACGATCGGCGTGAACGTCGCCGGCGGGCTCAAGGGCAACGAGACGATCGGCCGACTGCTCGCGGCACTGCTGGGCCAACAGACGGGCTCCTCGGTCGGGATCGACGTGGATCCCTACCGGATCGAACTGGAGGTTCCCCGGGGCATCAGGGCCAACGACGTTCGCGAGGTGCTTCGGACGACCGATCCCGAACACGTCGGCCCGCTCCTGGAGTTGAGTCTGAACGGCTCCGAGACGCTGAAGTTCACCCTCTCGCAGGTCGCCGCGAAGTTCGGCGCGCTCAAGCGCTGGAAGGGCGGCGACGGCGTCTCGCTGAATCGGGTGATGGCCGCCCTGGAGGACACCCCAGTCTACGACGAGGCAGTGCGGGAAGTCTTCCACGAGATCCTGGACATCGACCGGGCCAGGGAGATCCTCGCAGCGATCCAGTCCGAGGACGTCGAACTCGCCTCGGTCGGGGAGCGAACCGCCATCGGCACCGGCGGGCGACAGAGCGGGTCGGAGCTTTTGACCCCCGAGAACGCCGACGCGAGCGTGATCGAGACGGTCAGAGAGCGCATCCAGGAGGACGACGTCCGACTCGTTTGCCTGCACTGTCTGGAGTACGACCGCGAAACCACGGTCAAGCGGGTCCGGGACCAGCCCCAGTGCCCACACTGTGAGTCGACCCAGATCGCCGCCCTCAGTCCCTACGCCGAGGATGTCGTCTCGGCCATCAAGGCCCAGGACAAGGACGAGGAACAGCAGCGACGCACCGAGCGGGCCTATCGGAACGCCAGCCTCGTCCAGGGCCACGGCAAGCAGGCGGTCATCGCCCTCTCGGCCCGCGGCGTCGGCCCCGAGAACGCCGCACGGATCATCAACCGGCACCGCGAGTCCGAGAGTGACTTCTACCGGGACATTCTGGAGCGCGAACGGGAGTACGCCCGGACGAAGGCATTCTGGTAA